A single Brassica rapa cultivar Chiifu-401-42 chromosome A04, CAAS_Brap_v3.01, whole genome shotgun sequence DNA region contains:
- the LOC103865167 gene encoding leucine-rich repeat receptor-like serine/threonine/tyrosine-protein kinase SOBIR1 has translation MIKMAAPTGNTNLFLRPLILSLLLLASPFVSSVEIDSSDLKALQVIKTELGVNGQRSSLSSSDANPCGRGGVSCEIRHSDATGGYVLRVTRLVYRSRSLAGTISPVIGTLSELKELTLSNNKLVGGVPLDVLNCKKLEVLDVRNNRFSGQIPGNFSGFIRLRILDLSSNKFSGNLNFLRNLPNLESLSVANNIFSGKIPELVMSFHNLRFFDFSGNRLLESPVPVMSKIKISPYQTRHILAETPSTNSTKKPNNTTTTTKATVSPPKDKKKKKKKKKNKRKIVVAWILGFVVVGIGGIISGVIFRLILKARRGPEKPLSPTIFSLLIKRAEDLAFLENEESLASLKLIGRGGCREVFKAKLPGSNGKIIAVKRVTQPCRSATELVDEEPRFLNRYMLQIRSEIITVGHIRHRNLLPLLAHVPRPECHFLVYEYMKNGSLQDILTDVSAGNKELTWPARHKLALGIAAGLEYLHMESKPRIIHRDLKPANVLLDDDMEARITDFGLARAMPDAVTHITTSTLSGTVGYIAPEYHQTLKFTDKCDIYSFGVILGVLVIGKLPSDEFFQHTITNEMSLIKWMRKVLTSENPSLAIDPKLMKQGFDEQMLLVLKIACYCTWDDPKRRPNSREVKIMLSQIKH, from the coding sequence ATGATTAAAATGGCTGCTCCCACCGGAAACACCAATCTCTTTCTCCGGCCTCTCATCCtctcccttcttcttcttgcctcACCTTTCGTCTCCTCCGTGGAGATCGATTCCTCAGATCTCAAAGCTCTTCAAGTCATCAAAACAGAGCTAGGAGTCAACGGTCAAcgctcttctctctcttccagTGATGCTAACCCTTGCGGTCGCGGAGGAGTTTCCTGCGAGATACGCCACTCCGACGCCACCGGAGGATACGTTCTCCGCGTCACGAGGCTCGTATACCGATCCCGGAGCTTGGCCGGAACCATCTCACCGGTTATCGGAACGTTGTCGGAGCTCAAAGAACTCACTTTGTCTAATAACAAGCTGGTCGGTGGTGTTCCACTGGATGTCTTAAACTGCAAGAAACTCGAAGTCCTTGATGTCCGAAACAACAGATTTTCCGGTCAGATTCCGGGAAACTTCTCTGGTTTTATCCGTCTTCGAATTCTTGATCTTTCTTCGAACAAATTCTCCGGGAATTTGAACTTCTTGAGGAATCTACCCAATCTCGAGAGTCTCTCCGTTGCAAACAATATCTTCTCAGGCAAGATTCCCGAGCTAGTTATGTCCTTCCATAATCTCCGGTTCTTTGATTTCTCCGGAAACCGGTTATTGGAAAGTCCGGTTCCGGTTATGAGTAAAATCAAGATATCTCCATACCAAACAAGACACATTCTTGCTGAAACTCCATCTACAAACTCAACGAAGAAACCCAACAACACCACCACCACAACAAAAGCGACAGTGTCACCTccaaaagacaagaaaaagaaaaagaaaaagaagaagaacaaaaggAAGATAGTAGTTGCCTGGATCTTAGGGTTCGTCGTCGTAGGCATAGGCGGAATCATCTCCGGAGTGATCTTCAGATTGATCCTCAAAGCAAGAAGAGGACCAGAAAAACCATTAAGTCCTACTATATTCAGCCTTTTGATCAAGAGAGCCGAAGACTTAGCTTTCTTGGAGAACGAAGAATCATTAGCCTCTCTTAAGCTCATCGGCAGAGGAGGCTGCCGAGAAGTTTTCAAAGCCAAACTACCAGGAAGCAACGGGAAGATCATAGCCGTTAAGAGAGTGACACAACCCTGTAGAAGCGCAACCGAGCTTGTAGACGAAGAGCCCAggtttctgaacaggtacatgTTGCAAATCAGGTCAGAGATCATCACAGTAGGTCATATCCGGCACCGGAATCTTCTCCCGTTGCTAGCACACGTCCCGAGACCCGAGTGTCACTTCCTTGTCTACGAGTACATGAAGAACGGGAGTTTGCAAGATATACTAACCGACGTTTCAGCTGGAAACAAAGAGCTGACGTGGCCAGCAAGGCACAAGCTTGCTTTAGGTATAGCTGCAGGGCTTGAGTATCTTCACATGGAAAGTAAACCTAGAATCATCCACAGAGACTTGAAGCCGGCTAATGTTCTTCTTGACGACGATATGGAGGCTAGAATCACGGATTTCGGGTTGGCCAGGGCGATGCCTGATGCAGTCACGCACATTACAACCTCTACGCTTTCAGGTACCGTGGGATACATAGCACCAGAGTATCACCAAACTCTCAAGTTCACGGACAAGTGTGACATCTATAGCTTTGGGGTGATTCTCGGGGTGCTGGTGATTGGGAAGCTTCCTTCTGATGAGTTTTTCCAGCATACCATTACCAATGAGATGAGTCTTATAAAGTGGATGAGGAAGGTACTAACGTCGGAGAATCCAAGCCTAGCTATTGATCCGAAGCTGATGAAACAAGGGTTCGATGAACAGATGCTTCTTGTTCTGAAGATTGCTTGTTACTGTACTTGGGATGATCCTAAACGGAGACCGAACAGCAGAGAAGTCAAGATTATGCTGTCCCAGATCAAGCACTAG
- the LOC103865168 gene encoding leucine-rich repeat receptor-like serine/threonine/tyrosine-protein kinase SOBIR1, producing MIKMAAPTGNTNLFLRPLILSLLLLASPFVSSVEIDSSDLKALQVIETELGVNGQRSSLSSSDANPCGRGGVSCEIRHSDATGGYVLRVTRLVYRSRSLTGTISPVIGTLSELKELTLSNNKLVGGLPLDVLNCKKLEVFDVRNNRLSGQTPANFSRLVNLRIINLSSNKFSGNLNFLKNLPNLESLSVANNLFSGKIPEPVVSYNNLRFFDFSENRLLEGPVPVMSKIKISPYQTRHILAETPSTNSTKKPTNTTTTTKATASPPKDKKKKKKKNKRKKVVAWILGFVVGGIGGILSGVVFSVIFRLILKAIRGPEKASGPSIFSPLIKRAEDLAFLENEESLASLELIGKGGCGEVFKAELPGSNGKIIAVKRVTQPSKDATELVDEESRFLNKYLRQIRSEINTVGQIRHRNLLPLLAHVPRPECHFLVYEYMKNGSLQDILTEVSAGNKELTWPARHKLALGIAAGLEYLHMESNPRIIHRDLKPANVLLDDDMEARIADFGLAKAMPDAVTHITTSKLSGTVGYIAPEYHQTLKFTDKCDIYSFGVILGVLVIGKLPSDEFFQHTDEMSLIKWMRKVLTSENPSLAIDPKLMEQGFDEQMLLVLKIACYCTLDDPKQRPNSRDVKTMLSQIKH from the coding sequence ATGATTAAAATGGCTGCTCCCACCGGAAACACCAATCTCTTTCTCCGGCCTCTCATCCtctcccttcttcttcttgcctcACCTTTCGTCTCCTCCGTGGAGATCGATTCCTCAGATCTCAAAGCTCTTCAAGTCATCGAAACAGAGCTAGGAGTCAACGGTCAAcgctcttctctctcttccagTGATGCTAACCCTTGCGGTCGCGGAGGAGTTTCCTGCGAGATACGCCACTCCGACGCCACCGGAGGATACGTTCTCCGCGTCACGAGGCTTGTATACCGATCCCGGAGCTTGACGGGGACCATCTCACCGGTTATCGGAACGTTGTCGGAGCTCAAAGAACTCACTTTGTCTAACAACAAGCTGGTCGGTGGTCTTCCACTTGATGTCTTAAACTGCAAGAAACTCGAAGTCTTTGATGTCCGAAACAACAGATTGTCCGGTCAGACTCCGGCAAACTTCTCTCGTCTGGTTAATCTTCGGATTATAAATCTTTCTTCGAACAAATTCTCCGGGAACTTGAACTTCTTGAAGAATCTACCCAATCTCGAGAGTCTCTCCGTTGCAAACAATCTCTTCTCAGGCAAGATACCGGAGCCAGTTGTGTCGTATAATAATCTCCGGTTCTTTGATTTCTCAGAAAACCGGTTATTGGAAGGTCCGGTTCCGGTTATGAGTAAAATCAAGATATCTCCATACCAAACAAGACACATTCTCGCTGAAACTCCATCTACAAACTCAACGAAGAAACCCACCAACACCACCACCACAACAAAAGCGACAGCGTCACCTccaaaagacaagaaaaagaagaagaaaaagaacaaaaggaAGAAAGTAGTTGCGTGGATCTTAGGGTTTGTCGTCGGAGGCATAGGTGGAATCCTCTCCGGAGTAGTCTTCTCAGTGATCTTCAGGTTGATCCTCAAAGCAATAAGAGGACCAGAGAAAGCCTCAGGTCCTTCTATCTTCAGCCCTTTGATCAAAAGAGCTGAAGACTTAGCTTTCTTGGAGAACGAAGAGTCACTAGCCTCTCTAGAGCTCATCGGCAAAGGAGGCTGCGGAGAAGTTTTCAAAGCAGAACTACCGGGAAGCAACGGGAAGATCATAGCCGTTAAGAGAGTGACACAGCCCTCTAAAGACGCCACCGAGCTTGTAGACGAAGAGTCAAGGTTTCTGAACAAGTACCTGAGGCAAATCAGGTCAGAGATCAACACTGTAGGTCAAATCCGGCACCGGAATCTTCTCCCGTTGCTAGCACACGTCCCGAGACCCGAGTGTCACTTCCTTGTTTATGAATACATGAAGAACGGGAGCTTGCAAGATATACTAACCGAGGTTTCAGCTGGAAACAAAGAGCTGACGTGGCCAGCAAGGCACAAGCTTGCTTTAGGTATAGCTGCAGGGCTTGAGTATCTTCACATGGAGAGTAACCCTAGAATCATCCACAGAGACTTGAAGCCGGCTAACGTTCTTCTTGACGACGATATGGAGGCTAGAATCGCGGATTTCGGATTGGCCAAGGCCATGCCTGATGCAGTCACGCACATTACAACCTCTAAGCTTTCAGGTACCGTGGGATACATAGCACCAGAGTATCACCAAACTCTCAAGTTCACGGACAAGTGTGACATCTATAGCTTTGGGGTGATTCTTGGGGTGCTGGTGATTGGGAAGCTTCCTTCTGATGAGTTTTTCCAGCATACTGATGAGATGAGTCTTATAAAGTGGATGAGGAAGGTACTAACGTCGGAGAATCCAAGCCTAGCGATTGATCCGAAGCTGATGGAACAAGGGTTCGATGAACAGATGCTTCTTGTTCTGAAGATTGCTTGTTACTGTACTTTGGATGATCCTAAACAGAGGCCGAACAGCAGAGATGTCAAGACTATGCTGTCCCAGATCAAGCACTAG
- the LOC103865169 gene encoding cation/H(+) antiporter 21, whose protein sequence is MAEPPTSDEPNITYSLSTSRYGNIVCYNQTNEALVGDYSGWQSAKSIETALPFFVMQLLISNLSYGLMYSLTRPLHLPPFVAQILCGLLFSPTVLGRNSIVLEKLFPYRYTMFMETFANLALVYNMFLLGVGMDLRMIRIKQVKPMVIAIVGVVVALLAGSGLYYFPGNGDPDTILAGCLYWSVALSCTNFPDLARILADLKLLRSDMGHTAMSASMITDLCTWVLLVLGNACFNKQGVWNDLMPCALVSTIAFVFFCIYVIHPGIVWAFANTVKGGHVGENHVWFTLVGVVFCALITDAFGVNSITGAFLFGLSIPHDHIIRNMIEEKLHDFLSGFLMPLFYVICGFRVDLDYLLQNTTVGVLVFVISSCFMVKILSTVICSLFLRMPLRDGFAVGALMNTKGTMALVVLNAGRDSKALDVILYTHMTFAFLVMSIVVQPLLTFTYTPNKKLTFYKYRTVQKLKGEEEFRVLTCVHVLGNVPGITNLLHISNPTKKSPLNIYAIHLVELTGRTEASLLIMHDESKPKVNFSDRVRAESEQIAELFEGMEVNSDAVSVQTLTAVSPYATMHEDICTLAQDKQVSLILLPYHKNLTPDGRLGEGNYGHEGVNQNVLRNAPCSVGVLVDRGMTTVRSEASSFNAETTKKEIAMLFIGGRDDREALAYAWRMVGQEMVKLTVVRFVPGRDALVSAGKLSVEYAKEAQVDEECIYEFNFKTMNDSSVTCIEKVVNDGQEVIEAIREMEDNHSYDLYIVGRGYKVETPVTAGLTDWSSNSDLGTIGDTLASLNFTLHASVLVIQQYSATNRRTSENHQEHVKGGAKTANEAKMNSHEEEDDGDEQYQMGMRK, encoded by the exons ATGGCCGAGCCCCCTACGAGTGACGAACCAAATATAACCTATTCTCTCAGCACGTCCCGGTACGGTAATATAGTATGTTATAACCAAACGAATGAGGCCCTAGTCGGAGATTATAGTGGATGGCAGAGCGCAAAGTCGATTGAAACGGCACTTCCTTTCTTTGTAATGCAACTACTCATCTCTAATTTGAGCTACGGCTTAATGTATTCTCTGACTCGGCCGCTACATCTTCCTCCTTTCGTCGCTCAAATCCTT TGCGGATTACTGTTCAGCCCGACTGTGCTCGGTAGAAACAGTATTGTCCTCGAAAAATTATTTCCTTATAGATACACAATGTTTATGGAGACATTCGCAAACTTAGCTCTCGTCTACAACATGTTCCTCCTCGGTGTCGGTATGGACTTGAGGATGATAAGAATCAAGCAAGTCAAGCCAATGGTCATAGCCATCGTTGGCGTTGTTGTGGCTTTATTGGCCGGTTCTGGCTTGTATTACTTTCCCGGTAATGGAGACCCCGACACGATCCTCGCAGGTTGTCTCTACTGGTCGGTTGCGTTGAGTTGTACAAATTTCCCTGACCTTGCGAGGATTCTTGCGGATCTCAAGCTCTTGCGTTCTGATATGGGACACACGGCCATGAGTGCATCCATGATTACGGATTTGTGTACTTGGGTTCTCCTCGTTCTCGGAAACGCATGTTTTAACAAACAAG GTGTTTGGAACGATCTGATGCCATGCGCGTTAGTATCAACCATCGCTTTTGTCTTCTTCTGCATCTACGTGATCCATCCTGGAATCGTTTGGGCCTTCGCCAACACGGTCAAAGGAGGCCACGTTGGAGAAAATCACGTTTGGTTCACCCTCGTAGGTGTCGTTTTCTGCGCCTTAATCACCGACGCGTTTGGGGTCAACTCGATAACTGGAGCTTTCCTGTTCGGTCTCTCGATCCCTCACGACCACATCATTCGAAACATGATCGAAGAGAAGCTCCACGATTTCCTCTCGGGCTTTCTAATGCCTCTTTTCTACGTCATTTGCGGGTTTAGAGTCGATCTTGACTACTTGCTACAGAACACGACCGTTGGAGTGTTGGTGTTTGTGATTTCTTCGTGCTTTATGGTGAAGATTTTGTCTACCGTTATTTGCTCCCTCTTCTTGCGCATGCCCTTGCGTGATGGTTTTGCTGTTGGTGCCCTTATGAACACCAAAGGAACTATGGCTTTAGTCGTACTCAATGCAGGACGTGACAGCAAGGCGTTGGACGTAATATTGTACACTCATATGACGTTTGCGTTCCTGGTGATGTCAATAGTGGTGCAGCCACTTTTAACCTTTACTTACACACCAAATAAGAAATTGACTTTCTATAAATACCGAACCGTTCAAAAACtcaaaggagaagaagagtttCGTGTCTTAACCTGTGTCCATGTCCTCGGTAACGTTCCCGGCATAACCAATCTACTACATATTTCTAACCCGACCAAGAAATCTCCTCTCAACATCTATGCAATACACTTAGTTGAGCTAACCGGTCGCACCGAGGCTTCCTTGCTCATAATGCACGACGAGTCCAAACCTAAAGTTAACTTTTCGGACCGAGTCAGAGCGGAATCAGAACAAATCGCTGAGTTATTCGAAGGCATGGAAGTGAACAGCGACGCAGTGTCGGTTCAGACACTCACCGCGGTTTCACCATACGCGACGATGCATGAGGATATTTGTACTTTGGCCCAGGATAAACAAGTCAGCCTCATCTTATTACCTTACCATAAGAATTTGACGCCGGACGGTCGGTTAGGCGAAGGAAACTATGGGCACGAGGGAGTCAACCAAAACGTTTTGAGAAACGCGCCTTGTTCGGTCGGGGTATTGGTCGACCGTGGCATGACGACTGTTCGGTCTGAAGCTTCCTCGTTCAATGCCGAGACCACAAAGAAAGAAATTGCAATGTTATTCATTGGAGGCCGGGACGATAGAGAGGCTTTGGCTTATGCTTGGAGGATGGTGGGACAAGAAATGGTTAAACTCACGGTTGTGAGATTTGTCCCGGGCAGAGATGCTTTAGTCTCGGCCGGAAAATTAAGCGTTGAGTATGCAAAGGAGGCACAAGTGGACGAAGAGTGCATTTACGAGTTTAACTTCAAGACTATGAATGATTCTTCGGTCACTTGTATAGAGAAAGTGGTTAACGATGGTCAAGAAGTGATCGAAGCGATTAGAGAAATGGAAGACAACCATTCTTACGATCTTTACATTGTGGGAAGAGGGTACAAAGTAGAAACACCTGTAACTGCTGGTTTGACAGATTGGAGTAGTAATTCGGACTTGGGTACTATAGGCGATACGTTAGCTTCATTAAACTTCACATTGCATGCTTCAGTTCTTGTGATTCAACAATACTCAGCCACCAATAGACGAACCTCAGAAAACCATCAAGAACACGTTAAAGGTGGAGCGAAAACCGCTAATGAAGCGAAAATGAATTCTCATGAGGAAGAGGATGATGGAGATGAACAGTATCAAATGGGAATGCGCAAATGa
- the LOC103865404 gene encoding cation/H(+) antiporter 21, producing MALQSNSSYYDLSTSRYGKVVCYSHTDLIAEEHHNGWDSAKPIHAAFPFFIKQLLVANFVYRVIYYMSRPLHLPPFVAQLLCGLLFSPTLLGGEIFVLEYIFPYKYTMVLETFANLALVYNIFLLGLGMDLKMIKIKQRKPIVIAIVGLVVALLAGYALYYLHGNGDDDKIISGCLYWSVALSCTNFPDLARILADLKLLRSDMGRTAMSASIITDLCTWVLLLLGLVMFNKQGVSNDMMLFALVSTIGFVFFSIYVIRPGVAWAFANTVKGGHVGENHVWFTLVGVVFCSLITEAIGVTSIPGAFLFGLSIPHDHVIRDMIEEKLHDYLSGILMPLFYIICGLRLNLDYLLQNTTVGVLVFVISSCFMVKILSTVICSLFLRMPLRDGFAVGALMNTKGTMALVILNAGRDSKALDVIMYTHMTVVFLVMSILVQPLLTLTYTPKKKMSFYKYRTVQKLQGEVEFRVLTCAHVLANVSGLTSLLQVSNPTKRSPINVFAIHLVELTGRTTASLLIMNDETKPKANFSDRVRAESEQIAEMFEDMDVNNDAMLVQTLTAVSPYATMHEDICSLAEDKRASLILLPYHKNLTSDGRLGEGNDAHEDINHNVLSYAPCSVGILVDRGMTVIRSESSSFHGETTDKEIAMLFIGGRDDREALAYAWRMVGQEMIKLTVVRFVPSREALFAAGEDAAEYVKEAQVDEEYIYQFNFKTMNDSSVTYTEKVVVDGPETIAAIREMEDNHSFDLYIVGRGYKVETPVTVGLTDWNTSPDLGVIGDTLASSNFTMQGSVLVIQQFSAAYRQTAGNNQEHVGGGARVANEAKPLMNSHGEEEDDENEQYQMGMRK from the exons ATGGCTCTGCAATCAAATTCATCCTATTATGACCTCAGTACGTCCCGGTACGGTAAAGTAGTATGTTATAGCCACACGGATTTGATAGCAGAAGAACACCATAATGGATGGGACAGTGCAAAACCGATCCATGCCGCATTTCCTTTCTTTATAAAACAACTATTAGTCGCTAACTTTGTCTACCGCGTAATCTACTACATGAGTCGGCCGCTACATCTTCCTCCTTTCGTTGCCCAACTCCTT TGTGGATTACTGTTCAGCCCGACTTTGCTCGGTGGGGAAATATTTGTCCTCGAGTATATCTTTCCTTATAAATACACAATGGTTCTGGAGACATTCGCAAACTTAGCTCTCGTCTACAACATTTTCCTCCTCGGTCTTGGTATGGACTTGAAGATGATAAAAATCAAGCAACGCAAGCCAATAGTCATAGCCATCGTTGGCCTCGTTGTGGCTTTATTGGCCGGTTATGCCTTGTATTACCTTCACGGTAACGGAGACGACGACAAGATTATTTCAGGTTGTCTTTACTGGTCGGTTGCGTTGAGTTGTACGAATTTCCCTGACCTTGCGAGGATTCTTGCGGATCTCAAGCTCTTGCGTTCTGATATGGGACGCACGGCCATGAGTGCATCCATTATTACGGATTTGTGTACTTGGGTTCTCCTTCTCCTCGGACTCGTAATGTTTAACAAACAAG GTGTATCGAACGATATGATGCTATTCGCGTTAGTATCAACCATCGGTTTTGTCTTTTTCAGCATCTACGTGATCCGTCCTGGGGTGGCTTGGGCCTTCGCCAACACGGTCAAAGGAGGCCACGTTGGAGAAAATCACGTATGGTTCACTCTCGTAGGAGTCGTTTTCTGTAGCTTAATCACCGAAGCAATTGGGGTCACCTCAATCCCTGGAGCTTTCTTGTTCGGTCTCTCGATCCCTCATGACCACGTAATTCGGGATATGATCGAAGAGAAGCTCCATGATTACCTCTCGGGAATTTTGATGCCTCTTTTCTACATCATTTGTGGTTTAAGACTCAATCTTGACTACTTGCTACAGAACACGACCGTTGGAGTGTTGGTGTTTGTGATTTCTTCGTGCTTTATGGTGAAGATTTTGTCTACCGTTATTTGCTCCCTCTTCTTGCGCATGCCCTTGCGTGATGGTTTTGCTGTTGGTGCCCTTATGAACACCAAAGGAACTATGGCCTTAGTCATACTCAATGCAGGACGTGACAGCAAGGCGTTGGACGTAATAATGTACACTCATATGACGGTTGTGTTCCTGGTGATGTCTATACTGGTGCAGCCACTTTTAACATTGACTTACACGCCAAAGAAGAAAATGTCTTTCTATAAATACCGAACCGTTCAAAAACTCCAAGGAGAAGTAGAGTTTCGTGTGTTAACCTGTGCTCATGTCCTCGCTAACGTCTCCGGCCTAACCAGCCTATTACAGGTTTCTAACCCGACCAAGCGATCTCCTATCAACGTCTTTGCAATTCACCTAGTCGAACTAACCGGTCGCACTACAGCTTCGTTGCTCATAATGAACGACGAGACCAAACCTAAAGCTAACTTTTCGGACCGAGTCAGAGCGGAATCCGAACAGATCGCTGAGATGTTCGAAGACATGGACGTGAACAACGACGCCATGTTGGTTCAGACACTCACCGCGGTCTCACCTTACGCGACGATGCATGAGGATATTTGTTCGTTGGCCGAGGATAAACGAGCCAGCCTCATCTTATTGCCTTACCATAAGAATCTGACATCTGATGGTCGGTTAGGTGAAGGAAACGATGCGCACGAGGATATCAACCACAACGTTTTGAGCTACGCACCTTGTTCGGTCGGGATATTGGTCGACCGTGGCATGACGGTTATTCGGTCTGAATCTTCTTCGTTCCATGGCGAGACCACCGATAAAGAAATTGCAATGCTATTCATTGGAGGCCGGGACGATAGAGAGGCTTTGGCTTATGCTTGGAGGATGGTGGGACAAGAAATGATCAAGCTAACGGTTGTGAGATTTGTCCCGAGCAGGGAAGCTTTATTTGCGGCCGGGGAAGATGCCGCTGAGTACGTGAAGGAGGCACAAGTGGACGAAGAGTACATCTACCAGTTTAACTTCAAGACTATGAATGATTCTTCTGTGACTTATACCGAGAAAGTGGTTGTCGATGGTCCAGAAACGATCGCAGCGATTAGAGAAATGGAAGATAACCATTCTTTCGATCTTTACATTGTGGGAAGAGGGTACAAAGTAGAAACGCCTGTGACCGTGGGTTTGACTGATTGGAATACTAGTCCGGATTTAGGGGTTATAGGCGATACATTAGCTTCATCAAACTTCACAATGCAAGGTTCGGTTCTTGTGATTCAACAATTCTCAGCCGCCTATAGGCAAACCGCAGGAAACAATCAAGAACATGTTGGCGGTGGAGCCAGGGTTGCCAATGAAGCCAAGCCTTTAATGAATTCTCATGGGGAGGAAGAGGATGATGAAAATGAACAATATCAAATGGGAATGCGCAAATAA
- the LOC103865405 gene encoding uncharacterized protein LOC103865405, translating into MGKRKCNSKYRTSTPSHAEDSTSLPRDNDRNADLSQEGSGSSDRAAAHRHSNPAPVPSRLFEVSDSPDNLHSPYHLLNSDHPGLALVSEQLDGMNYGTWIVAMTTSLEAKNKLGFVDGSIPKPDTADPYFKIWCRINSMLKSWLLNGVTKKIYTSILYFSTAADMWKDLHTRFHKSNLPRLYKLRHQLLSLHQGTMDLSSYHTQTQTFWEELSSIQAPATTVEELLAQRETNRVIDFLMGLNESYDHVRS; encoded by the coding sequence ATGGGGAAACGGAAGTGTAACTCGAAGTATCGTACATCGACTCCATCTCATGCTGAGGATAGCACATCACTTCCTCGCGACAACGATCGCAACGCTGATCTCTCTCAAGAAGGATCTGGTTCTTCTGATCGCGCTGCAGCTCATCGTCATTCGAATCCAGCTCCAGTTCCATCTCGTCTCTTTGAGGTATCGGATTCTCCTGATAACCTTCATAGTCCGTACCATCTACTGAACTCAGATCATCCTGGTTTAGCTTTAGTATCGGAACAACTTGATGGCATGAACTATGGAACTTGGATTGTTGCGATGACTACTAGTCTTGAAGCTAAGAACAAACTAGGATTTGTTGATGGATCTATTCCTAAGCCAGACACAGCTGATCCATATTTCAAGATTTGGTGTAGAATCAACAGTATGTTGAAATCTTGGCTACTCAATGGTGTCACCAAGAAGATCTACACTAGCATCTTATATTTCTCTACAGCTGCTGACATGTGGAAAGATCTTCACACTCGGTTTCACAAGTCCAACCTTCCCAGATTGTACAAGCTTCGTCATCAACTTCTATCTTTGCATCAGGGCACTATGGATCTATCATCCTATCACACTCAGACGCAAACTTTTTGGGAAGAATTGTCCAGTATTCAAGCTCCTGCGACTACAGTTGAAGAGTTATTGGCTCAAAGAGAAACAAATCGTGTTATTGACTTCCTTATGGGGCTTAATGAAAGCTACGATCATGTTCGAAGTTAA